One Phenylobacterium hankyongense DNA segment encodes these proteins:
- a CDS encoding cupin domain-containing protein yields the protein MKTFLAAASAAMALAVPVHAQTAAAAPPAAIKTFAASAELDALIAQAKQQRKDGQALVSLPLLRLPPAMARLDYRASLGPANLHKAEMEMFYVLEGSATLVVGGVLVDPTPANGGNLNGASVAGGESRRIARGDVLMIPPNTPHWFSAVDRLVVISVHTPAAAS from the coding sequence CGCCTCGGCCGCCATGGCTCTGGCCGTCCCCGTCCATGCCCAGACGGCCGCGGCCGCGCCGCCCGCGGCGATCAAGACCTTCGCCGCCTCGGCCGAGCTCGACGCCCTGATCGCCCAGGCCAAGCAGCAGCGGAAGGACGGCCAGGCGCTGGTTTCCCTACCCCTGCTGCGCCTGCCGCCGGCCATGGCGCGGCTCGACTACCGGGCGAGCCTCGGTCCGGCCAATCTGCACAAGGCCGAGATGGAGATGTTCTACGTCCTGGAGGGCTCGGCGACCCTGGTGGTCGGCGGCGTCCTGGTGGATCCGACGCCCGCCAACGGCGGCAACCTGAACGGCGCCTCGGTGGCCGGCGGCGAGTCCCGCCGCATCGCCCGCGGCGACGTACTAATGATCCCGCCGAACACGCCCCACTGGTTCAGCGCGGTGGATCGCCTGGTGGTGATCTCCGTCCACACCCCGGCCGCGGCCTCCTAG
- the glpK gene encoding glycerol kinase GlpK, with product MAEPLILALDQGTTSTRAILFDAKGQALAEAGRPLQQFYPADGWVEHDADEIFEACVAVLREAVQKAARGIDDVAAIGITNQRETVVVWDRATGKPIHRAIVWQDRRTADACERLRGEGHEARVTEITGLLLDPYFSGAKIAWLLDRVDGARARAEAGELLAGTIDSWVIWKLTGGRVHATDATNASRTLLFDIRAQAWSAEMGEMLRVPLGLMPEVRDCAGAFGETEPALLGRAVPICGVAGDQQAALMGQGCIRPGEMKATYGTGCFMLLNTGETPAPSRSRLLTTVAARVGGRTTYALEGAIFIAGAAVQWLNEGLKVGGGPTGAEQLAASARADHGVVLVPAFTGLGAPWWDAGARGAVFGLTRDAGLPEIAQAAFDASALQTRDLLEAMRADAPDAFHNGVEMRIDGGMSRSAWFSQRLSDLTGISVCRATYQETTALGAALFAGVGAGVYRDVEEAAASRPGTERFQTKMDAHRREAAYARWLDAVARVRAE from the coding sequence ATGGCCGAGCCGCTGATCCTGGCGTTGGACCAGGGGACCACCAGCACACGGGCCATCCTGTTCGACGCCAAGGGCCAGGCGCTGGCGGAGGCCGGCCGGCCGCTGCAGCAGTTCTACCCGGCCGACGGCTGGGTGGAGCACGACGCCGACGAGATCTTCGAAGCCTGCGTCGCGGTGCTGCGCGAGGCCGTGCAGAAGGCGGCGCGCGGGATCGACGACGTCGCGGCCATCGGCATCACCAACCAGCGCGAGACGGTGGTGGTCTGGGACAGGGCCACCGGCAAGCCCATCCACCGCGCCATCGTCTGGCAGGACCGCCGCACGGCCGACGCCTGCGAGCGCCTGCGCGGAGAGGGCCACGAGGCGCGGGTGACCGAGATCACCGGCCTGCTGCTGGACCCCTATTTCTCCGGCGCCAAGATCGCCTGGCTGCTGGACCGGGTCGACGGCGCCCGCGCCCGGGCCGAGGCCGGCGAGCTCCTGGCCGGCACCATCGACAGCTGGGTGATCTGGAAGCTGACCGGCGGGCGCGTGCACGCCACCGACGCCACCAACGCCTCGCGCACCCTGCTGTTCGACATCCGCGCCCAGGCCTGGTCGGCGGAGATGGGCGAGATGCTGCGGGTCCCGCTGGGGCTGATGCCGGAGGTCCGCGACTGCGCCGGCGCGTTCGGCGAGACGGAGCCGGCGCTGCTCGGCCGCGCCGTGCCGATCTGCGGCGTGGCCGGCGACCAGCAGGCGGCGCTGATGGGGCAGGGCTGTATCCGCCCCGGCGAGATGAAGGCCACCTACGGCACCGGCTGCTTCATGCTGCTGAACACCGGCGAGACCCCGGCGCCCTCGCGCTCGCGGCTGCTGACCACGGTGGCGGCGCGGGTCGGCGGGCGAACCACCTATGCGCTGGAAGGCGCGATCTTCATCGCCGGCGCCGCCGTCCAGTGGCTGAACGAGGGGCTGAAGGTCGGCGGCGGGCCGACCGGCGCCGAGCAGCTGGCGGCCAGCGCCCGCGCTGACCACGGGGTGGTGCTGGTGCCGGCCTTCACCGGCCTCGGCGCCCCCTGGTGGGACGCCGGCGCCCGCGGCGCGGTGTTCGGCCTGACCCGCGACGCCGGGCTGCCCGAGATCGCCCAGGCGGCGTTTGACGCCAGCGCCCTGCAGACCCGCGACCTGCTCGAAGCCATGCGCGCCGATGCGCCGGACGCCTTCCACAACGGGGTGGAGATGCGGATCGACGGCGGCATGTCGCGCAGCGCCTGGTTCAGCCAGCGGCTGTCCGACCTGACCGGCATCTCGGTCTGCCGGGCGACCTACCAGGAGACCACGGCGCTGGGCGCGGCCCTGTTCGCCGGCGTCGGGGCCGGCGTCTACCGCGACGTGGAGGAGGCTGCGGCCTCGCGTCCCGGCACCGAGCGATTCCAGACGAAGATGGACGCTCATCGCCGCGAGGCGGCCTACGCGCGCTGGCTCGACGCCGTGGCGCGGGTGCGCGCCGAGTAG
- a CDS encoding efflux RND transporter periplasmic adaptor subunit, which translates to MRRHFFLVCALVVLMVMVIVGGLKLASKRGQGPAAGAEAAGMQGSGGESAGGHRGGRGGGPTQVSTATVQARTFTDSIEVLGVAKGRQSVTLTAATTQLVDKVRFTDGQFVPRGAILVELKNTEQDAGLAQAEARLVQAQREYDRWKALGQKGFAAKSAIDQYQSAYLSAQADVAVAKARQADRLIRAPFSGVVGLSDIAPGALVNPGAPIVTLDDVSAMRVDFQVPERYLAQLAPGQPIAAHVDAYPGVTIKGRIAQLDTRVDERTRAITARAEFPNADRRLKPGMMIRVSIARGTRQGVAAPESGLQVQGDSAFVYVLRAHGKGTTTEQRPVITGLRQDGFVEITEGLRSGEQVVADGLNKIQPGQPVRVASGPAA; encoded by the coding sequence TTGAGACGCCACTTTTTCCTGGTCTGCGCCCTCGTGGTCCTGATGGTGATGGTCATCGTCGGCGGCCTGAAGCTGGCGTCTAAGCGCGGACAGGGTCCGGCCGCCGGCGCGGAGGCGGCCGGTATGCAAGGATCCGGAGGCGAGAGCGCCGGCGGACACCGGGGCGGACGCGGCGGCGGCCCGACGCAGGTCTCCACCGCCACGGTCCAGGCCCGCACCTTCACCGATTCGATCGAAGTGCTGGGCGTCGCCAAGGGCCGCCAATCGGTGACCCTGACGGCGGCCACCACCCAGCTGGTGGACAAGGTGCGCTTCACCGACGGCCAGTTCGTGCCGCGCGGCGCGATCCTGGTGGAGCTCAAGAACACCGAACAGGACGCCGGCCTCGCCCAGGCCGAGGCGCGGCTCGTGCAGGCGCAGCGCGAGTACGACCGCTGGAAGGCGCTTGGCCAAAAGGGCTTCGCCGCGAAATCCGCGATCGACCAGTACCAGTCGGCCTACCTGTCCGCGCAGGCCGACGTCGCGGTCGCCAAGGCGCGCCAGGCCGACCGGCTGATCCGCGCGCCGTTCTCCGGCGTGGTCGGGCTGTCCGACATCGCGCCTGGGGCGCTGGTCAATCCGGGCGCCCCAATCGTGACGCTGGACGACGTTTCCGCCATGCGGGTCGATTTCCAGGTGCCGGAGCGCTATCTGGCGCAGCTGGCTCCGGGCCAGCCGATCGCCGCCCACGTCGACGCCTACCCCGGCGTCACGATCAAGGGCCGCATCGCCCAGCTCGACACCCGGGTCGACGAGCGCACCCGGGCGATCACCGCGCGCGCCGAATTCCCCAACGCCGATCGGCGGCTGAAGCCCGGCATGATGATCCGCGTGTCCATCGCGCGGGGAACCCGCCAGGGGGTGGCGGCGCCGGAATCCGGCCTCCAGGTCCAGGGCGACTCCGCCTTCGTCTACGTGCTGCGTGCGCACGGCAAGGGCACGACCACCGAGCAGCGCCCGGTGATCACCGGGCTGCGGCAGGACGGGTTCGTGGAGATCACCGAGGGTCTGCGGTCCGGTGAGCAGGTGGTCGCTGACGGCCTGAACAAGATCCAGCCGGGCCAGCCGGTCCGCGTGGCGAGCGGCCCCGCCGCATGA
- a CDS encoding efflux RND transporter permease subunit, producing the protein MLSDISVRRPVFAAVAAIILCVIGLASFTALPVRELPSVDPPVVSVQTTYRGASAEVVEERITQVIERQVAGIQGIDRVNSSSRDGQSRISISFTLDRNLDEAANDVRDAVSRVTANLPLQADPPQIAKANADAQPIVFLSMISTSLNRLQLSDYANRYLVERLSTVPGVAQVFLAGSQLYSMRIWLDPNAMAARGITVSDVENALNSQNLELPAGALEAPAKDFTIRVARGYSTAAEFARMPIVPGNSAATTTTRTQTQGTAALGGTAATAGAAQGTMSTMSTSSISSGYVTRLGDIARVEEGPDERRRLFRSNGADQVGIAITRQSQANDLEISDGVTKAVAEINKTLPKGTKIIVAIDYTAFTRHAIQEVWITMGISLALVALVNFLFLGTWRAALIPSVVAPICVLSTFIVLAPLGFSINLLTLLALVLAIGLVVDDAIVVVENIQRRIDEGEPPIVGAQRGARQVFFAVVATTIVLIAVFAPLMFMPGYIGRLFVELAVAIAAAVAFSAVLALSLSPMLASKLLRPAHGEGFLARNVDRGMNALRASYQASLEGLLGRTTATIAAGGLVLLLALTAALLFQTLPKELVPNEDRGRVDIGVQAPEGSGYDYTFKIAKQVERRLQELRRQGIAERYTVSIPGFGNNQFNSGNANVLLPDNAKHKVTSQDLAAQLNREFSSITGARVVASVRPSLQRGGGGGGSNVDLILLGDEYPQIDAVVQPLLTAAQNNPGMARARLDYEPTSPRLLVNIDKEKAAALGVSAQSVGSALQALFGSEKVTTYVKSGQEYDVILQTDRAQRMTEQDLSKVYVRANSGATVPLSAVTTSKVSGDTPNRVRVDRLRSITLSVQLNPGYTVGDAVKFFDAEIARQSTGASHKWGGMARDYLEAGGSVGLAFGLALLLVFLVLAAQFESWIHPAVIMLTVPVAALGGLFGLLVSGSTINTYSEIGLIILVGIAAKNGILIVEFANQLRDEGLSIREAVIESASLRLRPIIMTSISAAAGAIPLIVWGGAGGESRKTIGVTIFFGVIFATLVTLFVVPVFYNLLARFTKSPQATARRIEAFEDAEKAGVANAAE; encoded by the coding sequence ATGCTCTCCGACATCTCCGTCCGGCGGCCGGTCTTCGCCGCGGTGGCGGCGATCATCCTGTGCGTCATCGGCCTGGCCAGCTTCACCGCCCTGCCGGTGCGGGAGCTGCCGAGCGTCGATCCGCCCGTGGTGTCGGTGCAGACCACCTATCGCGGCGCCTCGGCCGAGGTGGTCGAGGAGCGGATCACCCAGGTCATCGAGCGCCAGGTCGCCGGCATCCAGGGCATCGACCGGGTCAACTCGTCCTCGCGCGACGGGCAGTCGCGGATCAGCATTTCGTTCACCCTCGACCGCAACCTGGACGAGGCGGCGAACGACGTGCGCGACGCGGTCAGCCGCGTGACCGCCAACCTGCCCCTGCAGGCCGACCCGCCGCAGATCGCCAAGGCCAACGCCGACGCCCAGCCGATCGTGTTCCTGAGCATGATCTCCACCTCCCTGAACCGGCTGCAGCTCTCCGACTACGCCAACCGCTACCTGGTGGAGCGGCTGTCGACGGTGCCCGGCGTGGCGCAGGTGTTCCTGGCGGGATCGCAGCTCTATTCCATGCGGATCTGGCTCGATCCCAACGCCATGGCGGCGCGCGGCATCACCGTCTCCGACGTCGAGAACGCGCTAAACAGCCAGAACCTCGAGCTGCCGGCCGGCGCGCTGGAAGCGCCCGCCAAGGACTTCACCATCCGTGTCGCCCGGGGCTATTCGACCGCCGCCGAGTTCGCGCGGATGCCTATCGTGCCCGGCAATTCGGCGGCCACGACCACCACGCGCACCCAGACCCAGGGGACCGCCGCGCTGGGCGGCACGGCGGCCACGGCCGGCGCGGCGCAGGGGACGATGTCGACCATGTCGACGTCCAGCATCTCCAGCGGCTACGTGACCCGCCTGGGCGACATCGCGCGGGTGGAGGAGGGGCCGGACGAGCGCCGGCGGCTGTTCCGGTCCAACGGCGCCGACCAGGTCGGCATCGCCATCACCCGCCAGTCGCAGGCCAACGACCTGGAGATCTCCGACGGGGTCACCAAGGCGGTCGCCGAGATCAACAAGACCCTGCCCAAGGGCACCAAGATCATCGTCGCCATCGACTACACGGCCTTCACCCGCCATGCGATCCAGGAGGTGTGGATCACCATGGGGATCTCGCTGGCGCTGGTGGCGCTGGTCAACTTCCTGTTCCTGGGCACCTGGCGGGCGGCGCTGATCCCCTCGGTCGTGGCGCCGATCTGCGTCCTGTCGACCTTCATCGTGCTGGCCCCGCTGGGCTTCTCGATCAACCTGTTGACCCTGCTGGCGCTGGTGCTGGCGATCGGCCTGGTGGTCGACGACGCCATCGTGGTGGTGGAGAACATCCAGCGACGCATCGACGAGGGCGAGCCGCCGATCGTCGGCGCGCAGCGCGGCGCGCGGCAGGTGTTCTTCGCCGTCGTCGCCACCACCATCGTGCTGATCGCGGTGTTCGCGCCGCTGATGTTCATGCCCGGCTATATCGGCCGGCTGTTCGTCGAGCTGGCGGTGGCCATCGCCGCGGCGGTGGCGTTCTCGGCGGTCCTGGCGCTCAGCCTGTCGCCGATGCTGGCGTCGAAGCTGTTGCGGCCTGCGCATGGCGAAGGCTTCCTGGCGCGCAACGTCGACCGGGGCATGAACGCCCTGCGCGCCTCCTACCAGGCCTCGCTGGAGGGGCTGCTCGGCCGCACGACGGCGACCATCGCGGCCGGCGGCCTGGTGCTGTTGCTGGCGCTCACCGCGGCCCTGCTGTTCCAGACCCTGCCGAAGGAGCTGGTGCCGAACGAGGACCGCGGACGGGTCGACATCGGCGTCCAGGCGCCGGAGGGCTCCGGCTACGACTACACCTTCAAAATCGCCAAGCAGGTCGAGAGGCGCCTGCAGGAGCTGCGCCGTCAGGGCATCGCCGAGCGCTACACCGTCTCGATCCCCGGCTTCGGCAACAACCAGTTCAATTCCGGCAACGCCAACGTGCTGCTGCCTGACAACGCCAAGCACAAGGTCACCTCGCAGGACCTCGCCGCGCAGCTGAACCGCGAATTCTCCTCGATCACCGGGGCGCGTGTGGTCGCCTCGGTGCGGCCCAGCCTGCAGCGGGGCGGCGGCGGCGGCGGCAGCAACGTCGACCTCATCCTGCTGGGCGACGAGTACCCGCAGATCGACGCCGTCGTGCAGCCCCTGCTGACCGCGGCGCAGAACAATCCCGGCATGGCCCGCGCCCGCCTGGACTACGAGCCCACCAGCCCGCGGCTGCTGGTCAACATCGACAAGGAGAAGGCCGCGGCCCTCGGCGTGTCGGCGCAGTCGGTGGGCAGTGCGCTGCAGGCGCTGTTCGGCTCCGAGAAGGTCACCACCTACGTCAAGTCGGGCCAGGAATACGACGTCATCCTGCAGACCGACCGCGCCCAGCGGATGACCGAGCAGGACCTGAGCAAGGTCTACGTGCGCGCCAACTCCGGCGCGACGGTGCCGTTGTCGGCGGTGACCACCAGCAAGGTGAGCGGCGACACGCCCAACCGCGTCCGGGTCGACCGGTTGCGGTCCATCACCCTCTCGGTGCAGCTGAACCCCGGCTACACGGTGGGCGACGCGGTGAAGTTCTTCGACGCCGAGATCGCCCGCCAGAGCACCGGCGCGAGCCACAAGTGGGGCGGCATGGCCCGCGACTACCTGGAGGCCGGCGGCTCGGTGGGCCTGGCCTTCGGCCTGGCGCTGCTGCTGGTGTTCCTGGTGCTGGCCGCGCAGTTCGAGAGCTGGATCCACCCGGCCGTGATCATGTTGACGGTGCCGGTGGCGGCGCTGGGCGGCCTCTTCGGCCTGCTGGTCTCCGGCTCGACGATCAACACCTACAGCGAGATCGGCCTGATCATCCTGGTGGGGATCGCGGCCAAGAACGGCATCCTGATCGTGGAGTTCGCCAACCAGCTGCGCGACGAGGGCCTGTCGATCCGCGAGGCGGTGATCGAGAGCGCCTCCCTGCGGCTGCGCCCGATCATCATGACCTCGATCTCGGCGGCGGCGGGCGCGATCCCGCTGATCGTCTGGGGCGGGGCCGGCGGCGAGAGCCGCAAGACCATCGGGGTGACCATCTTCTTCGGCGTGATCTTCGCCACCCTGGTGACGCTGTTCGTGGTGCCGGTGTTCTACAATCTGCTGGCGCGGTTCACGAAGTCGCCGCAGGCCACCGCGCGGCGGATCGAGGCGTTCGAGGACGCCGAGAAGGCCGGCGTCGCCAACGCCGCGGAGTAG
- the selD gene encoding selenide, water dikinase SelD translates to MPDAVRLTSLAHGGGCGCKLAPAVLRDIMSRMPAAAAFSDLMVGTETSDDAAVWRLNDSQALIATTDFFMPVVDDPFEFGRIAATNALSDVYAMGGAPILALAIVGMPVAQLSPDTIGAILAGGASVCAAAGIPVAGGHSIDSVEPIYGLVALGLVHPDKVLKNSRARAGDVLILTKALGVGVLSAAFKQERLDPAGYAALIASTTQLNVVGRELPDIDGVHAVTDVTGFGLLGHTLEMCRGAGLTAEIRIEAAALLPGVEALARAGVRTGASTRNWASYGEAVGAPADLPDWRRDLLTDPQTSGGLLIAVAQDQADEVLALARRRGFDHARVVGRLVDGAPEVRLV, encoded by the coding sequence ATGCCCGACGCCGTGCGCCTCACCTCCCTCGCCCATGGCGGCGGCTGCGGCTGCAAGCTGGCGCCGGCGGTGCTGCGCGACATCATGAGCCGGATGCCGGCGGCGGCCGCGTTCTCCGACCTGATGGTGGGGACCGAGACCTCCGACGACGCCGCGGTCTGGCGGCTGAACGACAGCCAGGCGCTGATCGCCACCACCGACTTCTTCATGCCGGTGGTCGACGACCCCTTCGAGTTCGGACGGATCGCGGCGACCAACGCCCTGTCCGACGTCTATGCCATGGGCGGCGCGCCGATCCTGGCGCTGGCCATCGTCGGCATGCCGGTGGCCCAGCTCTCCCCCGACACCATCGGCGCGATCCTGGCAGGCGGCGCCTCGGTCTGCGCCGCGGCGGGGATCCCGGTGGCCGGCGGCCACTCCATCGACAGCGTCGAGCCGATCTACGGCCTGGTGGCGCTGGGGCTGGTGCATCCCGACAAGGTGCTGAAGAACAGCCGCGCACGCGCCGGCGACGTGCTGATCCTCACCAAGGCGCTGGGCGTCGGCGTGCTCAGCGCCGCGTTCAAGCAGGAACGGCTCGACCCGGCCGGCTATGCGGCGCTGATCGCCTCGACCACCCAGCTCAACGTGGTCGGCCGCGAGCTGCCGGACATCGACGGCGTCCATGCGGTCACCGACGTCACCGGTTTCGGCCTGCTGGGCCACACGCTCGAGATGTGCCGCGGCGCGGGCCTGACGGCGGAGATCAGGATCGAGGCCGCCGCCCTGCTGCCCGGCGTCGAGGCCCTGGCCCGCGCCGGGGTGCGCACCGGCGCCTCGACCCGCAACTGGGCCAGCTACGGCGAGGCGGTCGGCGCGCCGGCCGACCTTCCCGACTGGCGCCGCGACCTGCTCACCGACCCCCAGACCAGCGGCGGCCTGCTGATCGCGGTCGCCCAGGACCAGGCCGACGAGGTGCTGGCGCTGGCGCGGCGCCGCGGCTTCGACCACGCCCGCGTCGTCGGACGGCTGGTCGACGGCGCGCCGGAAGTGCGTCTGGTCTGA
- a CDS encoding c-type cytochrome, with product MRSLVLTLTAAAVAVGLSGCGKSSTQQPDQSAQATSGAPQAAEPTEADKKAILASLPAPYNTADLANGQGKFALCSSCHTITAGGPNMTGPNLHGIIGEKAGMQPASFHFSDPMRAAGFTWDPQHLDQWLADPKAMVPGTKMTFPGFKDPKDRTDVIAYLMVESGYKPQ from the coding sequence ATGCGCAGCCTGGTCTTGACGCTCACCGCCGCGGCCGTCGCGGTCGGTCTTTCGGGTTGCGGGAAGTCCTCCACCCAGCAGCCCGACCAGAGCGCCCAGGCCACCTCCGGCGCCCCCCAGGCCGCCGAGCCGACCGAGGCCGACAAGAAGGCCATCCTGGCGTCGCTGCCGGCGCCCTACAACACCGCCGACCTCGCCAACGGCCAGGGCAAGTTCGCGCTCTGCAGTTCCTGCCACACGATCACCGCGGGGGGCCCCAACATGACCGGCCCCAACCTGCATGGCATCATCGGCGAGAAAGCCGGCATGCAGCCGGCGAGCTTCCACTTCTCCGACCCGATGAGGGCCGCCGGCTTCACCTGGGACCCGCAGCACCTGGACCAGTGGCTCGCCGATCCGAAGGCCATGGTGCCCGGCACCAAGATGACCTTCCCGGGTTTCAAGGACCCGAAGGACCGCACCGACGTCATCGCCTATCTGATGGTCGAGAGCGGCTACAAGCCGCAATAG
- a CDS encoding class II aldolase/adducin family protein encodes MADGSVTGVTSLKGKVSAEEWQARVDLAALYRLVALHGWDDLIYTHISARIPGPEHHFLINPYGMLFDEMTASSLVKIDLEGNILQETPYFINPAGFTIHSAIHHAREDARFVMHLHTDHGVAVAANREGLLPLSQHALIVMPQVAYHDYEGIALNLDERERLVADIGAKNLMLLRNHGTLSVGDTAANCWIGMYYLERACKMQVMALSAGRENLLLAPEASQNEVRSQVSRGIGGALAWPGSLRRLDRELPGYDA; translated from the coding sequence ATGGCGGACGGATCGGTGACCGGCGTGACTTCGCTGAAGGGCAAGGTGAGCGCCGAGGAGTGGCAGGCGCGGGTTGACCTGGCCGCGCTCTACCGGCTGGTGGCCCTGCACGGGTGGGACGACCTGATCTACACCCACATCTCGGCCCGCATCCCGGGACCCGAGCACCATTTCCTGATCAACCCCTACGGCATGCTGTTCGACGAGATGACGGCCTCGTCGCTGGTGAAAATCGACCTGGAAGGCAATATTCTCCAGGAGACGCCCTATTTCATCAATCCGGCGGGCTTCACCATCCACTCGGCGATCCACCACGCCCGGGAGGACGCCCGGTTCGTCATGCACCTGCATACCGACCACGGCGTGGCGGTGGCCGCGAACAGGGAAGGCCTGCTGCCGCTGTCGCAGCATGCGCTGATCGTCATGCCGCAGGTCGCCTACCATGACTACGAGGGCATCGCCCTGAACCTCGACGAGCGCGAGCGCCTGGTCGCCGACATCGGCGCCAAGAACCTGATGCTGCTGCGCAATCACGGCACGCTGTCGGTGGGCGACACCGCCGCCAACTGCTGGATCGGCATGTATTACCTGGAGCGCGCCTGCAAGATGCAGGTGATGGCGCTGTCGGCCGGTCGCGAGAACCTGCTGCTCGCCCCCGAGGCCTCGCAAAACGAGGTCAGGAGCCAGGTGTCGCGCGGGATCGGCGGGGCGCTGGCCTGGCCGGGCTCGCTGCGCCGGCTGGATCGGGAATTGCCGGGCTACGACGCCTAG
- a CDS encoding YaiI/YqxD family protein encodes MRIFIDADACPVKDEIYKVAARYGLKTFVVSNSFIAIPPSPLIERRIVEAGPDVADDWIADQAEPGDIVVTNDIPLADRVLKKDAAAIAPNGRPFTPDSIGQALAQRSIMEHIRSTGEITGGPRPFDRSDRSRFLQALDEAVNREGRKRR; translated from the coding sequence ATGCGCATCTTCATCGACGCCGACGCCTGTCCCGTGAAGGATGAGATCTACAAGGTGGCCGCCCGCTACGGCCTGAAGACCTTCGTGGTGTCCAACAGCTTCATCGCCATCCCGCCCTCGCCGCTGATCGAGCGCCGGATCGTCGAGGCCGGTCCCGACGTGGCGGACGACTGGATCGCCGACCAGGCGGAGCCGGGCGACATCGTGGTCACCAACGACATCCCGCTGGCCGACCGGGTGCTGAAGAAGGACGCCGCGGCGATCGCCCCGAACGGGCGGCCGTTCACGCCGGATTCCATCGGCCAGGCGCTCGCCCAACGCTCGATCATGGAGCACATCCGCTCGACCGGAGAGATCACCGGCGGCCCGCGGCCGTTCGACCGGTCCGACCGCTCGCGCTTCCTCCAGGCGCTGGACGAGGCGGTCAACCGCGAGGGGCGCAAGCGGCGCTGA
- the mnmH gene encoding tRNA 2-selenouridine(34) synthase MnmH, with the protein MRYSTAMTLQLTEDVSAAALARHDMIIDVRSPGEFAEDHVPGAVNLPVLDDAERAEVGTIYVRESRFKARRVGAALVARNVARHLQGALADRDGSFAPLVYCWRGGMRSNAMATILSQVGWRTTVLSGGYRTYRRQVTARLYDGELALRFVLLDGHTGAGKTEILQRLGAGGLQVLDLEGLAEHRGSLFGGLGRAQPSQKLFESRLLAALDGLDPARVVVAEAESSKIGDRMVPPALWKRLAEAPHIELAAARPARARYLVAAYGDIVGDRAALETAFGQLPVYPSRKRLENWRALADAGAFAELAEALVELHYDPAYDRARRKAGRPTLGRIELDPSDPASQAAAAEAATRLIGALDAGGARRDP; encoded by the coding sequence ATGCGGTATAGCACCGCGATGACCTTGCAGCTCACCGAAGACGTGAGCGCCGCCGCCCTGGCGCGCCATGACATGATCATCGACGTGCGCAGCCCCGGCGAGTTCGCCGAGGACCACGTGCCCGGCGCGGTCAACCTGCCGGTGCTGGACGACGCCGAGCGGGCCGAGGTGGGGACGATCTACGTCCGGGAATCGCGCTTCAAGGCCCGGCGGGTGGGCGCGGCCCTGGTGGCGCGCAACGTCGCCCGGCACCTGCAAGGGGCGCTGGCCGATCGCGACGGGTCGTTCGCGCCCCTGGTCTACTGCTGGCGCGGCGGCATGCGGTCCAACGCCATGGCCACCATCCTGTCGCAGGTGGGCTGGCGCACGACGGTGCTGAGCGGCGGCTACCGCACCTATCGGCGGCAGGTGACGGCGCGGCTCTACGACGGCGAGCTCGCCCTGCGCTTCGTGCTGCTCGACGGCCACACCGGGGCCGGCAAGACCGAGATCCTCCAGCGGCTCGGCGCGGGCGGCCTGCAGGTCCTCGACCTCGAAGGCCTGGCGGAGCACCGGGGCTCGCTGTTCGGCGGGCTCGGTCGCGCCCAGCCCAGCCAGAAGCTGTTCGAGAGCCGGTTGCTCGCGGCCCTCGACGGCCTCGATCCGGCGCGCGTCGTGGTGGCGGAGGCCGAGAGCAGCAAGATCGGCGACCGCATGGTGCCGCCGGCGCTGTGGAAGCGGTTGGCCGAAGCGCCGCACATCGAGCTCGCCGCCGCGCGGCCGGCGCGCGCCCGCTATCTGGTGGCCGCCTATGGCGACATCGTCGGCGACCGCGCGGCCCTGGAGACGGCGTTCGGTCAGCTCCCCGTCTATCCCAGCCGCAAGCGCCTGGAGAACTGGCGGGCCCTGGCCGACGCCGGGGCCTTCGCGGAACTCGCCGAAGCGCTGGTCGAACTGCACTACGATCCGGCCTACGACCGCGCGCGCCGCAAGGCCGGCCGTCCGACGCTGGGCCGCATCGAGCTCGACCCGTCGGACCCTGCCAGCCAGGCCGCCGCGGCCGAGGCGGCGACCCGGCTCATCGGCGCGCTTGACGCTGGCGGTGCGCGGCGCGACCCTTAA